One region of Candidatus Rokuibacteriota bacterium genomic DNA includes:
- the amrB gene encoding AmmeMemoRadiSam system protein B encodes MDSAGFLDSPRFAERRRRIEEGFRLSPVRPPAHAGAAYAGEPGTLQEQIRSFFTHADGPGTPGPVSLGLDGAAGGAPGIRGLIAPHIDFHRGGPTYAWAYRELAHSDADLFVILGTCHAGMADPFAATGKAYETPLGRAAADGDFLDALGRRYGHDLLASEGAHRVEHSVEFQVVMLQHLLGERRPFTIVPLLASFLHEAVWRASAPESDARVPRFLEALGETLAVSGRRVCLVAGVDLAHVGPRFGDPELNTDEFLRHVEAQDRAMLATVTAGDAGAFFEEVARDGDARRICGLSPIYAFLRALPGARGRLLRYSQWPDPEGAVSFCAAAFS; translated from the coding sequence ATGGATTCGGCGGGCTTCCTGGACAGCCCGCGCTTCGCCGAGCGGCGGCGACGCATCGAGGAGGGCTTCCGGCTGAGCCCGGTGCGTCCGCCGGCTCACGCCGGAGCGGCCTACGCGGGCGAGCCCGGGACACTCCAGGAACAGATCCGCTCGTTCTTCACCCACGCGGACGGTCCGGGCACGCCGGGCCCCGTGAGTCTCGGGCTGGACGGTGCCGCCGGCGGCGCGCCCGGCATCCGCGGGCTGATCGCGCCGCACATCGACTTCCACCGCGGCGGGCCGACCTATGCCTGGGCCTACCGCGAGCTGGCCCACTCCGACGCCGACCTCTTCGTGATCCTCGGCACCTGTCATGCCGGCATGGCAGATCCCTTCGCCGCTACGGGCAAGGCCTATGAGACGCCGCTTGGTCGGGCGGCCGCCGATGGCGACTTTCTGGATGCCCTGGGCCGGAGATACGGCCACGATCTCCTGGCCTCCGAGGGTGCGCACCGCGTCGAGCACTCCGTGGAGTTCCAGGTCGTGATGCTCCAGCATCTCCTCGGGGAGCGGCGGCCCTTCACCATCGTGCCGCTGCTCGCCTCCTTCCTTCACGAGGCGGTGTGGCGCGCAAGCGCGCCCGAGTCGGACGCGCGCGTGCCCCGCTTCCTCGAGGCGCTGGGCGAGACGCTGGCCGTCTCGGGACGCCGGGTCTGTCTGGTGGCGGGCGTGGACCTGGCCCACGTGGGGCCGCGCTTCGGCGATCCCGAGCTCAACACCGATGAGTTCCTCCGCCACGTAGAGGCCCAGGACCGCGCGATGCTCGCGACCGTGACGGCGGGAGACGCTGGCGCCTTCTTCGAGGAGGTGGCGCGGGACGGCGACGCGCGGCGGATCTGCGGGCTGTCGCCCATCTACGCCTTCCTCCGGGCGCTGCCCGGGGCCCGGGGGCGGCTGCTCCGCTACAGCCAGTGGCCCGATCCCGAGGGGGCGGTGAGCTTCTGCGCCGCCGCGTTCTCATGA
- a CDS encoding DUF2889 domain-containing protein yields MSDKTLPLQVRTIRMEAVESGDDELVVTGSLLDERPRGGPKWFGVPGPRVVHDMRVALRVRHPELVITSVEGAMHTQPYTICPEALPALQRLVGVSVAQGFTRAVNERLGRQQGCSHLTALIQGMGPVIRQAAGVAFRDRNSEAVMGGDGDRWFVNTCRSWREHGPLHNLLKRGDEAGLRAMSTYKEHREPVS; encoded by the coding sequence GTGAGTGACAAGACGCTGCCGCTCCAGGTGCGCACCATCCGGATGGAAGCCGTCGAGTCCGGTGACGACGAGCTCGTCGTCACCGGCTCGTTGCTGGACGAGCGCCCGCGGGGCGGCCCGAAGTGGTTCGGCGTTCCAGGACCGCGGGTGGTGCACGACATGCGGGTCGCTCTGCGCGTCCGCCATCCCGAGCTGGTGATCACATCCGTGGAAGGCGCCATGCACACCCAGCCGTACACGATCTGCCCCGAGGCCCTGCCGGCCCTCCAGCGGCTGGTCGGCGTCTCCGTCGCCCAGGGTTTCACCCGCGCCGTCAACGAGCGGCTCGGCCGCCAGCAGGGCTGCTCCCACCTGACCGCCCTCATCCAGGGCATGGGACCCGTGATCCGCCAGGCGGCGGGCGTCGCCTTCAGGGACCGGAACAGCGAGGCGGTCATGGGCGGCGACGGCGACCGCTGGTTCGTCAACACCTGCCGGTCGTGGCGGGAGCACGGGCCCTTGCACAACCTGCTCAAGCGGGGCGACGAGGCGGGGCTTCGCGCGATGTCCACGTACAAGGAGCACCGCGAGCCGGTCTCGTAG
- a CDS encoding DNA recombination protein RmuC, translating into MSELALVAAGALLVVLAAVAWGLVTTRRQQEGLRQEVGDLGAHVRDEVAALRLAVAGELKGVTAEVTRQLQEGMRLAQDAQGAMGERLDRAAKVVGDVQGSLGRLGEATQRVVEVGREIHGLEQVLKSPKIRGGLGETLLEQLLAQMLPREHYDLQHGFKSGDRVDAAIRISGRLVPVDAKFPLENFRRLLQEPDEERRRPFRRAFVRDVKLRVDEIAKKYILPDEETFDFALMYVPAENVYYEIIIKGDDAEEEPIATYALGRRVIPVSPNSLYAYLQVIVLGLRGLRIEANAREIQNDLIRLGGDLERVREHMQKLGGHLGNAQKQFADADRDLSRFEAKLEGIERKGEQAGLPEPAA; encoded by the coding sequence ATGAGCGAGCTGGCGCTGGTCGCCGCAGGGGCGCTGCTCGTGGTGCTGGCCGCCGTCGCCTGGGGACTCGTGACGACGCGTCGCCAGCAGGAAGGGCTCAGGCAGGAGGTCGGGGACCTCGGCGCGCACGTGCGGGACGAGGTCGCCGCGCTGAGGCTCGCCGTGGCGGGGGAGCTCAAGGGGGTCACGGCAGAGGTCACCCGTCAGCTTCAGGAGGGCATGCGGCTCGCCCAGGATGCCCAGGGCGCCATGGGGGAGCGGCTGGACCGGGCGGCGAAGGTGGTCGGCGACGTCCAGGGCAGCCTCGGCAGGCTCGGCGAGGCCACCCAGCGGGTGGTGGAGGTGGGCCGGGAGATCCACGGCCTCGAGCAGGTGCTCAAGTCGCCGAAGATCCGCGGGGGGCTCGGCGAGACGCTGCTGGAGCAGCTCCTGGCGCAGATGCTGCCGCGCGAGCACTACGACCTGCAGCACGGCTTCAAGAGCGGTGATCGGGTGGACGCCGCCATCCGCATCAGCGGGCGGCTGGTCCCCGTGGACGCCAAGTTCCCGCTGGAGAACTTCCGCCGCCTGCTGCAGGAGCCGGACGAGGAGCGCCGGCGACCCTTCCGCCGCGCCTTCGTCCGCGACGTGAAGCTGCGCGTGGACGAGATCGCGAAGAAGTACATCCTGCCGGACGAGGAGACCTTCGACTTCGCCCTCATGTACGTGCCCGCGGAGAACGTCTACTACGAGATCATCATCAAGGGAGACGACGCGGAGGAGGAGCCCATTGCGACCTATGCGCTGGGCCGGCGCGTGATCCCGGTGTCACCCAATAGCCTGTATGCCTATCTCCAGGTGATCGTGCTGGGGCTCCGGGGCTTGCGGATCGAGGCCAATGCCCGCGAGATCCAGAATGACCTGATCCGCCTCGGGGGAGATCTCGAGCGGGTGCGGGAGCACATGCAGAAACTGGGCGGGCATCTGGGCAATGCGCAGAAGCAGTTCGCGGACGCCGACCGCGACCTCTCCCGCTTCGAGGCCAAGCTCGAGGGCATCGAGCGCAAGGGGGAGCAGGCGGGGCTGCCGGAGCCGGCCGCGTGA
- a CDS encoding inositol monophosphatase, with protein sequence MRASFLGVAVEAARRAGAFLLEHRGAALSVTTKSSPINLVTDIDRGAEALVVETIHQHFPDHSILAEEGGAVTRSRSHRWVIDPLDGTTNFVHGLPLFGVSIALEVDGRALVGVVFDPNRGECFTAERGRGARVNGVPLRVSPTAALGESLLATGFPYDVRAAADNNLAEHAALTRRSRIVRELGSAALSLASVAAGRLDGFWELVLGPWDVAAGALLVEEAGGRVTDLEGGPLDPAAPAVVASNGTIHDEIIRTLKEVRAQ encoded by the coding sequence ATGAGAGCATCGTTCCTCGGGGTCGCCGTCGAGGCGGCCAGGCGCGCGGGGGCCTTTCTCCTCGAGCACCGCGGCGCCGCCCTCAGCGTCACCACCAAGTCGAGTCCCATCAACCTCGTCACCGACATCGACCGCGGCGCCGAGGCCCTGGTGGTCGAGACGATCCATCAGCACTTTCCTGACCACTCGATCCTGGCCGAGGAGGGCGGCGCCGTGACGCGCTCGCGCAGCCACCGCTGGGTCATCGACCCGCTCGACGGCACCACCAACTTCGTCCATGGCCTGCCGCTCTTCGGCGTCTCCATCGCCCTCGAAGTGGACGGGCGGGCGCTGGTGGGCGTCGTCTTCGATCCGAACCGCGGCGAGTGCTTCACCGCCGAGCGCGGGCGAGGCGCCCGCGTCAACGGTGTGCCGCTCCGCGTCTCGCCCACGGCGGCGCTCGGCGAGAGTCTGCTGGCCACGGGCTTCCCCTACGACGTCCGCGCCGCCGCCGACAACAATCTCGCCGAGCACGCAGCCTTGACCCGCAGGAGCCGCATCGTGCGGGAGCTGGGCTCCGCGGCCCTGAGCCTCGCCTCGGTGGCGGCCGGCCGTCTCGACGGCTTCTGGGAGCTCGTCCTGGGCCCCTGGGATGTGGCCGCCGGCGCCCTACTCGTGGAGGAGGCCGGGGGGCGCGTCACGGATCTCGAGGGCGGCCCGCTGGACCCCGCCGCCCCCGCCGTGGTCGCGTCCAACGGGACGATCCACGACGAGATCATCCGAACCCTCAAGGAGGTCAGAGCCCAGTGA
- a CDS encoding TIGR02757 family protein — MRSPPPLEAALDRLHRGFDWAGRTPQDAIRHPLRYADPGDREVAGLLAACLAYGRVDLFGPQVDWALGQMGESPRRFVLGFDPRKDGARFDGFRYRFNRPRDLAAFCLATQRILLAHDSLGAFFARGYSPGDPDVGPALQRFVDGFLGQDLSAVFPRNRLSRGFRHLFPRPSTGGPCKRLHLFLRWMVRRQAPDFGLWTAIPPSALLMPVDTHVEHMARALRLTRRRSRNWKMVEEITARLRVLDPEDPVKYDFALCHKRMSGDCLDRRDAVVCAPCDLKPVCRHWQGWRGAAAGEPSAYGDPPRGARGRGAAAGEPSG, encoded by the coding sequence GTGCGGTCGCCGCCGCCGCTCGAGGCGGCGCTGGACCGGCTCCACCGCGGCTTCGACTGGGCCGGCCGCACCCCGCAGGACGCCATTCGCCATCCCCTCCGCTACGCGGATCCGGGCGACCGGGAGGTGGCGGGGCTCCTCGCGGCATGCCTGGCATACGGACGGGTGGACCTCTTCGGCCCGCAGGTGGACTGGGCGCTCGGCCAGATGGGAGAGTCGCCGCGGCGCTTCGTCCTCGGCTTCGACCCGAGGAAGGACGGCGCCCGCTTCGACGGCTTCCGCTACCGCTTCAACCGCCCGCGGGATCTCGCGGCCTTCTGCCTCGCGACCCAGCGCATCCTCCTCGCTCACGACTCGCTGGGGGCCTTCTTCGCCAGGGGATACTCGCCGGGGGATCCTGACGTGGGACCGGCGCTGCAGCGCTTCGTGGACGGCTTCCTCGGTCAGGACCTCTCCGCGGTGTTCCCGCGCAACCGGCTCTCCCGCGGCTTCCGCCATCTCTTCCCGCGGCCGTCGACCGGAGGCCCATGCAAGCGCCTGCACCTCTTCCTCCGCTGGATGGTGAGGCGCCAGGCCCCCGACTTCGGCCTCTGGACGGCCATCCCGCCCTCGGCGCTCCTCATGCCCGTGGACACCCACGTGGAGCACATGGCGCGCGCGCTGAGGCTCACGCGGCGGCGGAGCCGCAACTGGAAGATGGTCGAGGAGATCACGGCGCGCCTGCGCGTGCTGGACCCGGAGGATCCGGTGAAGTACGACTTCGCCCTCTGCCACAAGCGCATGTCCGGCGACTGCCTCGACCGGCGGGACGCCGTCGTCTGCGCTCCGTGCGACCTCAAGCCCGTCTGCCGCCACTGGCAAGGTTGGCGAGGCGCAGCCGCAGGCGAGCCGAGCGCATACGGAGATCCCCCGCGCGGAGCGAGGGGGCGAGGCGCAGCCGCAGGCGAGCCGAGCGGATAG
- the corA gene encoding magnesium/cobalt transporter CorA: MKGVEDCAAYADGQRVADVAIADISEALEQPDRFVWIGLHEPDEALLREVQQEFGLHDLAVEDAHRAHQRPKLERYGDSLFVALRTARMNPASRRADFGETHIFVGPRYVVSVRHGASLSYEEVRGRCEAAPQQLRKGPGYVLYALMDFIVDQYFPVVEALEEDLDGLEEGIFGRPFDRDTTARIYRLKRDLLEVKRAVSPLVDVCNRLTRFEDELVPDDTRLYFRDVYDHSIRINEMVDTARELLTTAFEANLSLISVAQNESMKKLAAWAAILAVPTMIAGVYGMNFQHMPELGWTLGYPAIMAVMLGTCIGLYRHFKRVEWL; encoded by the coding sequence GTGAAGGGCGTGGAGGACTGCGCGGCGTACGCCGACGGACAGCGGGTGGCGGATGTCGCGATCGCGGACATCAGCGAGGCGCTCGAGCAGCCCGACCGCTTCGTCTGGATCGGCCTGCACGAGCCCGACGAGGCGCTGCTGCGGGAGGTCCAGCAGGAGTTCGGCCTGCATGACCTGGCGGTGGAGGACGCCCACCGGGCCCATCAGCGGCCCAAGCTCGAGCGCTACGGCGACTCGCTGTTCGTGGCGCTCCGGACGGCCCGGATGAACCCGGCGTCCCGGCGGGCCGACTTCGGCGAGACGCACATCTTCGTGGGGCCCCGCTACGTGGTGTCGGTGCGCCACGGGGCGTCGCTGTCGTACGAGGAGGTGCGGGGCCGCTGCGAGGCCGCCCCCCAGCAGCTCCGCAAGGGCCCCGGCTACGTCCTCTACGCGCTCATGGACTTCATCGTGGACCAGTACTTCCCCGTCGTGGAGGCGCTCGAGGAGGACCTCGACGGGCTCGAGGAGGGGATCTTCGGTCGGCCGTTCGACCGTGACACCACTGCGCGGATCTATCGGCTGAAGCGCGATTTGCTGGAGGTGAAGCGGGCGGTCTCGCCGCTGGTGGATGTCTGCAACCGCCTGACGCGGTTCGAGGACGAGCTGGTCCCGGACGATACGCGGCTGTACTTCCGCGATGTGTACGACCACAGCATCCGGATCAACGAGATGGTGGATACCGCGCGCGAGCTCCTGACGACGGCCTTCGAGGCCAACCTCTCGCTGATCTCGGTGGCGCAAAACGAGTCCATGAAGAAGCTGGCTGCGTGGGCCGCGATCCTGGCAGTGCCGACCATGATCGCGGGCGTCTACGGGATGAACTTCCAGCACATGCCCGAGCTCGGCTGGACGCTCGGCTACCCGGCGATCATGGCCGTCATGCTGGGGACCTGCATCGGCCTCTACCGCCACTTCAAGCGGGTCGAGTGGCTCTGA
- a CDS encoding DUF1285 domain-containing protein, translating to MTAAGHPAHPGLPRLSITRDGEWRHEGETITHARILDDLWTRLQMDAAGYYLLVGSLRVPVEVEDAPFVVVRVELDQDPAGVVLSDGSREPLALDTLRLGPGEVPYCRVKGGRFEARLGRAAAWQLLQAMETDETTGEAALLLRGRRHIIPRVASG from the coding sequence ATGACGGCCGCGGGGCATCCCGCCCATCCGGGGCTGCCGCGCCTGTCCATCACCCGTGACGGCGAATGGCGCCACGAGGGAGAGACGATCACCCACGCGCGGATCCTGGACGATCTGTGGACGCGCCTCCAGATGGATGCGGCCGGGTATTACCTCCTGGTGGGCTCGCTCCGGGTGCCAGTGGAGGTGGAGGACGCCCCGTTCGTCGTGGTGCGAGTCGAGCTCGACCAGGACCCGGCGGGGGTGGTGCTGAGCGACGGCAGCCGTGAGCCCCTGGCCCTCGACACCCTGCGTCTCGGCCCGGGAGAGGTGCCCTATTGCCGCGTCAAGGGCGGGCGCTTCGAGGCCAGGCTGGGCCGCGCCGCCGCCTGGCAGCTCCTGCAGGCGATGGAGACCGACGAGACCACCGGCGAGGCCGCGCTCCTGCTCCGGGGGCGCCGCCACATCATCCCCCGCGTCGCCTCCGGCTAG
- a CDS encoding PEP-CTERM sorting domain-containing protein: MIAVLAVLSVLLGDPVYAITLGGDFSADYTATSLGSVPGLPPLYGGLTFLDGDTVIIGGNANTAAGRIYQVDVVRGGSGHVTGFSGAATLYPGAGSTMGAFNDGGVVFGPGGVLFLSRWPVNALGQVKPGSLSEDKIIDLAAAGVASSHAAINFVPAGFGGAGEVKLVSWSGGQWYSATLTPDGSGTFDLAGLAQVDLDPALGGIQNVPGGPEGFVYIASGNPGFAVDSLLISEFSAGMVGAYDLDADGNPLVATRRTFLSDLSGAEGAAIDPLTGDFLFSTFGGGNQVVVVQGFLAPPPPPPPPPPPTGVAEPASLILLGGGVAGWAVMAWRRRRP; encoded by the coding sequence ATGATAGCCGTCTTAGCGGTCCTAAGCGTGCTTCTCGGGGATCCGGTCTACGCGATCACCCTCGGCGGCGACTTCTCCGCGGATTACACGGCGACGAGCCTCGGGTCCGTCCCCGGCCTGCCCCCCCTGTACGGCGGGCTGACCTTCCTCGACGGCGACACCGTGATCATCGGGGGCAACGCCAACACCGCGGCAGGGCGGATCTACCAGGTCGACGTGGTCCGCGGAGGGAGCGGGCATGTCACCGGCTTCTCGGGGGCGGCGACGCTCTACCCGGGTGCCGGCTCCACGATGGGCGCCTTCAACGATGGCGGCGTCGTCTTCGGCCCCGGGGGCGTGCTCTTCCTCTCCCGCTGGCCCGTGAACGCCCTCGGGCAGGTGAAGCCAGGCAGCCTCTCGGAGGACAAGATCATCGATCTCGCAGCGGCCGGGGTGGCCAGCTCCCACGCGGCGATCAATTTCGTGCCCGCCGGCTTCGGGGGTGCCGGGGAGGTCAAGCTCGTTTCCTGGTCCGGCGGACAGTGGTACTCGGCGACCCTCACCCCCGACGGCTCGGGCACCTTCGATCTGGCGGGGCTGGCCCAGGTGGACCTCGACCCGGCGCTGGGCGGCATCCAGAACGTCCCGGGTGGCCCCGAGGGCTTCGTCTACATCGCCTCAGGCAACCCCGGGTTCGCGGTCGACAGCCTGCTGATCTCCGAGTTCAGCGCCGGCATGGTCGGCGCCTATGATCTCGACGCCGACGGCAACCCGCTCGTGGCGACGCGACGCACCTTCCTGTCGGATCTCTCGGGGGCCGAGGGGGCGGCCATCGATCCCCTCACCGGAGACTTCCTCTTCTCGACCTTCGGCGGGGGAAATCAGGTGGTGGTGGTGCAGGGCTTCCTCGCCCCGCCCCCTCCGCCTCCTCCGCCGCCACCGCCAACCGGAGTGGCAGAGCCCGCGTCGCTGATCCTGCTCGGCGGTGGAGTTGCGGGCTGGGCAGTGATGGCGTGGAGACGTCGCCGGCCATAG
- a CDS encoding Na+:solute symporter, with translation MILTALDWVVIALYFALSLAVGLLFARRAGKSAEEFFLSGRKLPWWLAGTSMVATTFAADTPLAVTGLTVKHGIAGNWFWWSFVMSGMLTVFFYARLWRRAGVMTDAELTELRYAGRPAAFLRAFRACYLAIPINCIIMGWVTHAMATILGLSVGLDKWQATVALLAITALYSTLSGLWGVVATDFFQFILAMAGSVALAVFALGAVGGLGGLQAGLAARFAAPGPTALLPDLGEAWMPALTFFVYIAVNWWASWYPGAEPGGGGYVAQRILATKDERHAFLAALWFNVAHYVLRPWPWILVALCSMLLYPGLANPEEGYVRVMVDQLPPVWRGFLLAAFFAAYMSTISTHLNWGASYLLNDVYRRHLRPDASPGHYVAVGRWATLGLMVISGIITYYLKSVEGAWKFLLAIGAGTGLVYLLRWYWWRINAWSEVAAMAAALVLSLSLQFGAGLDPATPRSFAWLMLLTVAGTTLVWLAVTHLTPPEPVEHLRRFYERVRPGGRGWVEVAGRADEEGPGWGGLGRWLLGCAVVYLGLFGTGSLLLGRPWRGLTLVGAALALTVWIVRHSEPEPIE, from the coding sequence GTGATCCTCACGGCGCTCGACTGGGTCGTCATCGCGCTGTACTTCGCGCTCTCTCTCGCGGTGGGGCTCCTCTTCGCGCGGCGGGCGGGGAAGAGCGCCGAGGAGTTCTTCCTCTCGGGCCGCAAGCTGCCGTGGTGGCTGGCCGGCACCTCGATGGTGGCCACGACCTTCGCGGCCGACACGCCGCTGGCGGTCACGGGCCTCACGGTGAAGCACGGGATCGCCGGGAACTGGTTCTGGTGGTCCTTCGTGATGAGCGGCATGCTCACGGTCTTCTTCTACGCGCGGCTCTGGCGCCGCGCCGGGGTCATGACGGACGCCGAGCTCACGGAGCTGCGCTACGCCGGGCGGCCCGCGGCCTTCCTGCGGGCCTTCCGCGCCTGCTACCTGGCGATCCCCATCAACTGCATCATCATGGGCTGGGTCACCCACGCCATGGCGACGATCCTCGGGCTCTCCGTGGGGCTCGACAAGTGGCAGGCCACGGTGGCGCTCCTCGCCATCACGGCCCTGTACTCGACGCTCTCCGGGCTCTGGGGTGTCGTCGCCACCGATTTCTTCCAGTTCATCCTCGCCATGGCGGGCTCGGTGGCGCTGGCGGTGTTCGCGCTGGGAGCCGTGGGTGGACTGGGCGGGCTCCAGGCGGGGCTCGCGGCCAGGTTCGCGGCCCCCGGGCCCACGGCGCTCCTGCCGGATCTCGGCGAGGCGTGGATGCCGGCGCTGACCTTCTTCGTGTACATCGCCGTGAACTGGTGGGCCTCGTGGTACCCCGGCGCCGAGCCTGGCGGCGGCGGCTATGTCGCCCAGCGCATCCTCGCCACGAAGGACGAGCGTCACGCCTTCCTCGCCGCACTCTGGTTCAACGTGGCCCACTACGTGCTGCGGCCGTGGCCGTGGATCCTGGTGGCGCTCTGCTCGATGCTGCTGTATCCGGGGCTCGCGAATCCTGAGGAAGGCTACGTGCGCGTGATGGTGGACCAGCTGCCTCCCGTCTGGCGCGGCTTTCTCCTGGCCGCCTTCTTCGCCGCGTACATGTCCACCATCTCGACTCACCTCAACTGGGGCGCCTCCTACCTCCTGAACGACGTCTACCGCCGCCACCTCCGGCCCGACGCCTCGCCGGGCCACTACGTGGCGGTGGGGCGCTGGGCCACCCTCGGCCTGATGGTGATCTCGGGGATCATCACCTACTACCTCAAGTCCGTGGAAGGGGCGTGGAAGTTCCTCCTCGCCATCGGCGCCGGCACCGGGCTCGTCTATCTGCTCCGCTGGTACTGGTGGCGGATCAACGCGTGGAGCGAGGTGGCGGCCATGGCGGCGGCGCTGGTGCTCTCGCTGTCGCTCCAGTTCGGCGCCGGGCTGGATCCTGCCACGCCGCGGAGCTTCGCCTGGCTGATGCTCCTCACCGTGGCGGGCACGACGCTGGTATGGCTCGCCGTCACCCACCTCACGCCGCCCGAGCCCGTGGAGCACCTGCGGCGCTTCTACGAACGCGTGCGTCCCGGCGGACGCGGCTGGGTGGAGGTGGCGGGTCGCGCGGACGAGGAGGGGCCGGGCTGGGGCGGGCTCGGCAGGTGGCTGCTCGGCTGCGCCGTGGTGTATCTGGGGCTCTTCGGCACGGGATCGCTTCTGCTCGGACGCCCGTGGCGCGGCCTCACGCTCGTCGGCGCGGCCCTCGCGCTCACCGTGTGGATCGTGAGGCACTCCGAGCCCGAGCCCATCGAGTGA
- a CDS encoding M20 family metallopeptidase, protein MDGDEVVALTRALVRIPSVYRPDDPGATEQQVADFVETWLRREGFEVTVQSVAPGRPNVIGSLGEKRTGQRSLLLEGHMDVVTEGDPGQWSFPPFGAELSGGRIYGRGAADMKGGLAAAMVAAAAFVRASVEPAGKLVLGALVDEEDRMLGVRHLVTTQVGRELDAAIICEPEENELCLVQRGVVWARFRVRGRMAHGAMPEAGINPIAALGRLLRQAPALERRLRRRCERSRYLRPPTVTPTIVQAPPRGVGVPQSNVIPALGELTLDVRVTPGIGASELGAELDSLCRAAEADQPGLKVEWEPVNEFRLATRVDRDEAIVRAMALAVRQATGRPPRWGGVPGSTDGTILRMELGLPIVTCGPGNRLIPHQVDEYVEVAELLEAARIYAASALRYLQA, encoded by the coding sequence ATCGACGGGGACGAGGTCGTGGCGCTCACCCGGGCCCTGGTCCGCATCCCCAGCGTCTACCGCCCCGACGATCCCGGCGCCACCGAGCAGCAGGTGGCGGACTTCGTGGAGACCTGGCTGAGGCGCGAGGGGTTCGAGGTCACGGTGCAGTCCGTGGCGCCGGGGCGCCCGAACGTCATCGGCTCGCTCGGGGAGAAGCGGACGGGGCAGCGGAGCCTGCTCCTGGAGGGCCACATGGATGTGGTGACGGAAGGCGATCCGGGCCAGTGGTCCTTCCCGCCCTTCGGTGCCGAGCTCTCGGGCGGGAGGATCTACGGGCGCGGGGCCGCCGACATGAAGGGGGGACTGGCCGCGGCGATGGTGGCCGCCGCGGCCTTTGTGCGCGCCTCGGTGGAGCCGGCAGGCAAGCTCGTGCTGGGGGCCTTGGTGGACGAGGAGGACAGGATGCTCGGCGTCCGCCACCTCGTGACCACCCAGGTGGGGCGGGAGCTGGACGCCGCCATCATCTGCGAGCCGGAGGAGAACGAGCTGTGCCTGGTGCAGCGGGGCGTGGTGTGGGCGCGCTTTCGCGTGCGCGGCCGCATGGCTCACGGCGCGATGCCCGAGGCGGGGATCAATCCGATCGCCGCGCTCGGCAGGCTGCTCCGCCAGGCGCCGGCCCTGGAGAGGCGCCTGCGGAGGCGCTGCGAGCGGAGCCGCTACCTGCGCCCCCCCACCGTGACGCCGACCATTGTCCAGGCCCCGCCCAGGGGCGTGGGCGTGCCGCAGTCCAACGTGATCCCGGCCCTGGGCGAGTTGACGCTCGACGTGCGGGTCACCCCGGGGATCGGTGCCTCCGAGCTCGGCGCTGAGCTGGACTCGCTGTGCCGCGCCGCCGAGGCGGACCAGCCGGGCTTGAAGGTCGAGTGGGAGCCCGTCAACGAGTTCAGGCTGGCGACCAGGGTGGACAGAGACGAGGCCATCGTCCGGGCCATGGCGCTGGCGGTGAGGCAGGCCACCGGGCGGCCTCCCCGCTGGGGCGGGGTGCCTGGTTCCACCGACGGCACCATCCTCAGGATGGAGCTGGGCCTGCCCATCGTCACCTGCGGTCCCGGGAACCGGCTCATCCCCCACCAGGTGGACGAATACGTCGAAGTCGCAGAGTTACTCGAGGCGGCGAGGATTTACGCTGCCTCGGCTCTCAGATACCTTCAAGCCTGA